One window of the Sorghum bicolor cultivar BTx623 unplaced genomic scaffold, Sorghum_bicolor_NCBIv3 super_38, whole genome shotgun sequence genome contains the following:
- the LOC110431507 gene encoding putative golgin subfamily A member 6-like protein 3, which yields MPHWDLWLHLYRGELFNAPGGSAGVRKPVRAGCLNLVLKTRKSERPHEYIPDLEACRMSNKAPADDEVAARVRAAVAGDFQPKHVNGFPMRPDVGSIGLGSIDVRSSSPPVKEDEVDRDKRRESAKKQKSTMDLKKKKEKKKNLERQALETRRAKSRQRGEPEEESPNEDDSGDGDDDSDDSEGMGSRLDRILEGSPRTDVDPVGLRSVEEQRKREEEERVQETWQQLQEGQQRPQQKEGQEGQQPEGPQLEELLEQDRQQELRELQEQQQRRGQQLKELLEPPSHRAAASATSAARAWKRGGESAGLWSSDPGVAPSGSAGFYPS from the exons atgccccactgggatttGTGGCTCCATCtgtaccggggcgagctcttcaacgcccccggtGGAAGCGCtggggtgaggaagccggttCGAGCTgggtgcctcaatctggtgctcaAGACCCGCAAGTCGGAGAGGCCgcacgagtacatcccg GATCTtgaggcttgccggatgtccaacaagGCACCCGCGGATGATGAGGTCGCCGCTAGGGTTAGGGCGGCTGTTGCAGGCGATTTCCAACCtaagcatgtcaacggcttccctatgaggcccgacgtGGGGTCAATTGGCCTG GGATCAATTGACGTTCGATCCTCGAGCCCTCCAGTGAAGGAGGAtgaggtcgaccgtgacaagcGGCGAGAGTCCGCGAAAAAGCAGAAGTCCACAATGGacttaaaaaagaagaaggagaagaaaaagaatctcGAGCGCCAAGCGTTGGAGACACGCCGAGCGAAGTCCagacagaggggggagcctgaggaagagtcccccaaTGAGGACGACAGTGGCGACGGTGACgatgacagcgacgactccgaggggatggggTCCCGTCTTGACAGGATCCTCGAGGGTTCGCCTCGGACCGACGTTGAC CCCGTCGGGCTTCGCTccgtcgaggagcagaggaagagagaggaggaggagcgcgtGCAGGAGACGTGGCAACAGCTGCAGGAGGGGCAGCAGCGGCCGCAGCAGAAAGAAGGACAGGAGGGGCAGCAACCAGAAGGTccccagctcgaggagctgctggagcaagACCGGCAACAGGAGCTGCGggagctccaggagcagcaACAGCGGAGGGGCCAGCAGTTAAAGGAACTGCTCGAGCCACCATCTCACAGGGCCGCAGCCAGTGCCACCAGCGCCGCAAGAGCCTGGAAACGGGGAGGAGAGTCTGCCGGTTTATGGTCCTctgaccccggcgtggctccgtccgggaGCGCCGGCTTCTATCCCAGCTGA